A portion of the Candidatus Atribacteria bacterium ADurb.Bin276 genome contains these proteins:
- a CDS encoding VRR-NUC domain protein: MSHKGIPDIIGVLPGGKALLIEIKRIGGKVSEEQKSFLENAKALGAKAFVARSVEDLMKEGL; this comes from the coding sequence ATGAGTCATAAGGGAATTCCGGATATCATTGGCGTGTTGCCTGGGGGGAAAGCTCTTTTGATTGAGATTAAACGAATAGGTGGAAAGGTTTCTGAAGAGCAGAAGAGCTTTCTTGAGAATGCGAAGGCTCTTGGGGCGAAGGCTTTTGTCGCCAGATCTGTCGAAGATTTAATGAAGGAAGGACTTTAA